The Spirulina subsalsa PCC 9445 region TTTGCCTACTACGTCACCATTGCCATTGGTTTCCATTTAGCTTACACCGTTGTTAACTTACCCTATACCACCCTCACCCCAGAACTCACCCGAGACTACAACGAACGCACCCGTTTAAACAGTTTCCGCATGGCCTTTTCCATTGGAGGCAGTATTTTTTCCCTCATTCTCGCTCAAATTGTTTTCCTCCTCTATCCTGACGATTCCTTTACCCAATTTCGGGTTTTAGGCACCGCTTGCGCCATGATTGCTGTTCTCTCCACCTTATGGTGTGTTCTGCGCATTCAAGAACGAGGCATGGAACCCTTAATTCCCCTCGAAAAACGTCAGCAATGGGGCTGGATTTCCCTGTGGATTGGGGGAGCTTGTGGTATTTATGGACTCAGTATTTTATTTTTTAATACCCTGAAATCTCTGCTCGTCTACCTAGGAAATGATCCAATTTTTCTCATTTTCCTCAGAAGTTTTGACTTTAACGTTATTAACGGAATCTTGCTCTGTATTCTCTTTATAGTTGCCGGATTAACCCTAATTGATTCCGTCCCCGAAGAATACTTAACCCTTCAAAACAACAACGAAGAAACCCAAACGAACGCATTTCCAATCTTGAGTTTACGCGAACAATTTCAAATAGCTTTAAGTACCAAACCTTTCCTTTTTTTGATCGGGATTTACCTTTGTTCGTGGTTAGCCGTTCAACTCACCGCCTCTATCCTAATCTACTTTGTCGTGAGTTGGATGGGCTTCACTGAAGCCAGTTTTCCCTTAACTGCTATTGCGGTTCAAGGTACAGCCTTAATCATGCTATTTATTTGGCAAAAAGTCAGTAATAAACTAGGCAAGAAAAAGGTTTACTTTATGGGAACATTCCTCTGGTTAATTGCTCAATCCGGTCTATTTTTCCTCCAACCCGGTCAAGTTTTATTGATGTATGGTTTAGCTATCTTAGCCGGAACGGGAGTATCCGTCGCCTATCTCATTCCTTGGTCAATGGTGCCAGATATTATTGAACTCGATGAACTGAAAACTGGACAGCGACGGGAAGGCATTTTTTACGGATTTATGGTGTTGTTACAAAAACTCTGTCTAGCCTTTTCTTTATTTATTGTCGGCCAAACTTTAGAATGGGCTGGATTTATTAAACAAATCCCCGGAGAACCCATTCCCCTTCAGCCAGACAGTGCCTTATTCGCCATCCGAGTAGCCATTGGTCCCTTGCCTATGTTGATGTTAATTATCGGCTTAATCCTGGCTTATTTTTACCCCATTACCCAAGAAGTTCATCAAGAAATCCGCCTACAACTATTAGAACGGAAACAGACTGAACA contains the following coding sequences:
- a CDS encoding MFS transporter; translated protein: MSDVSTSKDTTSETIKPADEQLRFSTKLAYGAGDLGTAISANVMIFFLLFFLTNVAGLSPGLASSVLAVGKVWDAINDPITGVLSDRTRTRWGRRIPWMLAGAVPFGLFYGLLWIVPRFSENPTTNEWLLFAYYVTIAIGFHLAYTVVNLPYTTLTPELTRDYNERTRLNSFRMAFSIGGSIFSLILAQIVFLLYPDDSFTQFRVLGTACAMIAVLSTLWCVLRIQERGMEPLIPLEKRQQWGWISLWIGGACGIYGLSILFFNTLKSLLVYLGNDPIFLIFLRSFDFNVINGILLCILFIVAGLTLIDSVPEEYLTLQNNNEETQTNAFPILSLREQFQIALSTKPFLFLIGIYLCSWLAVQLTASILIYFVVSWMGFTEASFPLTAIAVQGTALIMLFIWQKVSNKLGKKKVYFMGTFLWLIAQSGLFFLQPGQVLLMYGLAILAGTGVSVAYLIPWSMVPDIIELDELKTGQRREGIFYGFMVLLQKLCLAFSLFIVGQTLEWAGFIKQIPGEPIPLQPDSALFAIRVAIGPLPMLMLIIGLILAYFYPITQEVHQEIRLQLLERKQTEQSS